GCGACGCGCGATGGCGGCGAGCGGCAAATGGTGGTGGCGCTGGATGCGGCGCGGCGGCGCGTGGTGGTCGGCCCGCGCGGGAGCGGCGGGACGCGCACGATCCGGCTGCGCGAGGTGAACTGGCTGATCCCGCCTCCCCTCGCGCCGATCCCTTGCACGGTGAAGCTCCGCGCCCGCGAGGCGCCGCAGCCGGCAGAAATCCGGGCGTTGCCGGCCGGCGGGGCGGACGTCAAATTGGCAACGCCGGCGCTGGCGGCGCCTGGGCAGGCCTGCGTTTTTTATCAGGACAGCCGCGTTCTCGGCGGCGGCTTCATCGTTGCGCCGCAGGTTGACGACGAGGCGGCGGCGGCGGTATCTGGGGCCAGCCGTGGCGGCGTAGCTCAGCGGTAGAGCAGGGGAATCATAATCCCTTGGTCGGTGGTTCAAATCCGCCCGCCGCTACCAGCTTTACCCTGATCGCCCCCCTGATCTTGTTGATGTGCTCGGACGCGGCGCTGCGCTCTACACCTATTTTGGCGAGCAAGTTGGCCGGTTTTGATTGAACAGGATGGTTCAATCAAAACCTACCTTGCTCTAGCCGAGCGGCGCGGACGTGGTAAGCTCGCGCTCATAGCGAAGCGCCTCATATCGGGGCGCGCCGGCGGCCGCTCCTCGCCCGCCCGTCCGAGGAATGAACGACATGACGTCACCCCGCGCCAATTCCAACGCCGCTCGCGATATCGCCTCTGTCCTCCACCCTTATACCGATCTCCTGGCCCACGCCGAAACCGGCCCGCTGGTGATCACGCGTGGGGAGGGGGTGCGGGTCTGGGACGAGAACGGCAAGGCTTATATCGAGGCAATGGCCGGGCTCTGGTGCGCCTCGCTTGGCTTTAACAATGAGCGCCTGGTCGAGGCGGCGGCGGCGCAGATGCGCAAGCTTCCCTTCTACCATGCGTTTGCCGCCAAATCGCATGAGCCACTGATCACGCTCGCGGAAATGCTGCTCGCCCGCGCGCCGGTCGCCATGAGCAAGGTGTTTTTCGCCAATTCCGGCTCCGAAGCCAACGATACCGCGATCAAAATGATCTGGTATTTCAACAACGCGCTCGGGCGCCCGCAGAAGAAAAAAATCATCGGCCGGGTCAAGGGATATCACGGCATTACGCTGGCCTCCGCCTCGCTCACCGGGCTGCCCGCCAATCATCGCTCCTTCGATGTGCCGCTGCCTGGGTTTTTGCACACCATCACGCCGCATTTTTATCACGGCGCGCAGCCTGGCGAGAGCGAGCGCGATTTCGCCGCCCGCTGTGCCGCGGAACTCGAAGCCCTGATCCTCGCCGAGGGACCGGAGACCATCGCCGGCATGTTTGCCGAGCCCGTGATGGGCGCCGGCGGCGTGATCGTGCCGCCGGAGGGGTATTTCCCGGCGATCCAAGCGGTGTTGCGCAAATACGACATCCTGCTCGTCGCCGACGAGGTGATCTGCGGCTTCGGGCGCACCGGCAATTACTGGGGCAGCCAGACCCTCGGCGTGACGCCGGACATCCTCACCTGCGCCAAAGCCCTTTCGGCGTCGTTTTTGCCGATCAGCGCGGTGATGGTGAATGCGCGGGTGTTCGCGGCCTTGGCCGAGGAATCGCACAAGATCGGCACGTTCGGCCATGGCTTCACCTATTCCGGCCATCCGGTGCCGGCGGCGGTCGCGATCGAGACGCTGAAAATCTATGACGAGATCGGGATTATCGATCATGTCCGCGCCGTTGTGCCGGCCTTCCAGCGCGCGCTGCATGGCTTTGCTGACCATCCGCTGGTCGGTGAGACGCGCGGTCTTGGCCTTCTTGGCGGGATTGAGCTGGTTGCCGACAAGGGGGCGCGGCAAAATTACGACCCGGCGCTCAAGATCGGCCCGCGCGCCGCGAAACTCCTCGAAAAACACGGCGTCATCGGCCGCGCCGTGCCGGGCGACACGCTGGCCTTCACGCCGCCGCTGATCATCAGCGAAAGCGAGATCGCGGAGATGTTTGCCGCCGTCCGCGGCGCGCTCGATGAGTTGCTGGCCGAGCTGACGCGAGAGGGGCTGGCGCCGCGCCTCTGACGGCGGGACGCCTCAGCCGGGGACACCCTTCGCGAGCCAGGTCTGGCGCGCGGTTGCGGCGCGCGCGGCGCGGAGGATGGCGCCCGTCGTTGCAATCGCCTCGGCGAGCGTTTCGTTGACGATGCAGTAGTCGAATTCGTTGGCGTGGGCGATTTCGTCCTCGGCCGCCGCCATGCGGCGCGTGATTTCCGCCGGCGCATCGCCGCGGGCGCGGAGGCGGGCTTCGAGGTCGGCGAGCGTCGGCGGCATGATGAAAACCCCGACGACATCGCCGGGGAGGGCAGCGCGCAACTGCCGATGACCCTGCCAGTCGATATCGAACAGCACGTCCTCGCCGCGCGCGAGCGCGGCCGCGACCGGCGCGCGGGGCGTGCCATAACGCTGGCCGAAAACGTCCGCCCATTCGAGCAACGCGCCGGCTTCGATCATGGCGTCGAACGCTGGCCGGTCGCGAAAGAAATAATGGATGCCCTCTTGCTCGCCGGCGCGCGGGGCGCGGGTGGTCGCGCTGATCGAGAGGTGAAGGCCGGGTTCGGCGGCGAGAAGGGCGCGGCTGATCGAGGTTTTCCCGGCGCCGGAGGGCGCGGCGAGCACGAGGCAGAGGCCGCGGCGGGGAAAACGCGGGCTCATTCGACGTTTTGCACCTGCTCGCGGAGTTGCTCGATCGCCGCCTTGAGCCGCAGCCCGCAGGCCGAGAGCGCCGTGGTCGCCGCCTTGCTGCAGAGGGTATTGGCCTCGCGCTGGAATTCCTGGACCAGGAAATCGAAGCGCCGCCCGACCGCGCCGGTCTCTTCGAGCAGGGCGCGGGCGGCGACGAGATGGCTTGCGAGGCGGTCGAGTTCTTCGCGGATGTCGGCGCGGGTCGCGAGCAGCGCGACCTCCTGTGCCAGACGCTCGGCGGGGAGGGGGATGTCGCGGCCGCGCAGCAGGGCGTCGAGCTGCTCGGCAAGCCGTGTTCGCAGCGCGTCGGGCTGCGTGTCCGCGAGCGCTGCCGCCTCGGCATGGAGGGCGGCGATCTCGGCGAGGATGGCGCCGAGCAAGCTTGCGAGCCGCGCCCCTTCCGCGCCGCGCATGGCGGTGAGGCCGGCAAGCGCGGTGGCGAAGCCGGCCGTGACCATCTGTGTCTCGGCCTCGTCCGGTGGTTCGCGCTCGCTCGCCCCGCGCAGCACGCCGGGCAGCGCGAGCAGAGCCTCGGCGCGCGGCGGCGACCCGCCGGGGATGCGGTGGGCGAGGGCAAGGGCGAGGGCGAGGACGTGTTCGAGCGCATCGGGATCCGGCTCCAGCCGCGCCCCGCGCGCGCGCCGGATGGTGAGGCTCGCGGTGACAGTGCCGCGCCGCAAAACCTTCACTGCGGCCTCGCGCAGGCCCGGCTCCAGCGCATCGAAGCCGGGCGGCAGACGAAAGCGGAGGTCGAGCCCGCGGCCATTGACCGAGCGCAGCTCCCAAAGGAAGCCAAAGCCGTCCCGCTCGCCCTCGCTCTGGGCGAAACCGGTCATCGAGGCAAGGGTGCTGTTCATCGCCGCCGTCGTCTCCGCCCAATCGCTGTCGCCTTCTAGCCTCTTCGGGAAGTCCGGGGAAGGCGATCCGCGCCGCGCCGGTGCCGGGCGATTGACCGGCCGCCCCCAGCTCCCGCACACTGGTCGAGATTCATGATCACCCGAGGAAACGAGGCAACCGACATGTCGCTCCCCCTTCCCACCGCTCAGATCGCCGGTGTCCATCATTTCCGTCTCGGCGATTTCGTCGTCAGCGCCATCAATGACGGCATTTTCGAGGTCACGCTCGACGTGATGGCGAATATCGATCGCGCCGAGGCCGAGGCGCTGCAAGCCGCCGCCTTCCGCCGCATGCCGCCACGCATCACCATCAACGCCTTCCTGGTCAATGATGGCCAGTCACTCACCTTGATCGATAGCGGCTGCGGCACCATCGGCGGGCCGGCGGCGGGGGCGTTCGGGCGCCGTCTCGCCGCGCTCGGGGTCGCGCCGAGCGCGATCAAGCGGGTGCTGGTGACGCATATGCATATCGATCATGTCTCTGGCCTCGTCGATGGCGAGGGCAGACCTGTGTTTCCCGAGGCGGAGATCGTCGTTCATGAGCAGGAGGCGAAATTCTGGCTGGGCGCCGTGCCGGCCGGCGCGCCGGACGGGCTGCGTGATGCGTTTGGGGTCGCACAGCGTGGCATCGGCCCCTATCGCGAGCGCCTGCGCACGGTTTCCGGCGGCGAGGTCGCGCCCGGCATCACCCTCATCCCCGCGCCCGGCCATACCCCCGGCCATTCCGGCTACGCGCTGCAGTCCGGCCGCGAGCATCTGCTGATCTGGGGCGATATCGTGCATATGCCCGGGGTGCAGTTCGCCGAACCCGAGGCCGGCATGGTGTTCGACATCGACCCCGCCGCGGCGCGCGCGTCGCGCAAGCGGATTTTCGACATGGCGGCGAGCGAGCGCACCCGGGTTGCCGGCATGCATCTCGATTTCCCGACATTTGGCCATGTCACACGCGCCGCGCGCGGTTACGCTTTCGTCCCCGAGGTCTGGTATCCCGATGTTTGAGCGAAATCTCCGCCGTGAGGGCGCTTTGGTGGCTCGCTTTCCTCGCGCTCCCGCTCGCCCGATGCGCGCCCGTCGACCCGATCCAGCAGAAATGCCTCTATCAGGCGGAGGCGGCGGTTCTGCCGGATATGAACGCGGACAACCCGGAGACGCTCTCTCAAATCACCGATCTTCGCGCTGCCTGTGAGCAGGCGAACGGCGAATGACACCAGCGCCGCCCGGTCACGTCGCCCATCACGTCGCGCGCGAGGCGGATTCGACCAAGCGCTCGATCGGGTCCCAGGCGAAGGCGATCTGCGCCAGTGTCTGGCCGGCGACGCGCGTGTGGCTTTCGGCGACCGCGCGGCCGCCGAGATGCTGGTAGAAAAACCGGCTCGGATTGTCGCGCAGCACCCAGAGAAAGACCGAGCGGCAGCCGATCGCCGCGAGCTGTTGGGCGGCGGTTGCGAGCAGAAGCCGGCCGAGCCCGCGTTCGCGCCAGTCATCGAGAACGTAGAGGGTTTCGATTTCGCCATCGGCAAGGTCGCGGCCGCGGTTGGCGGTGACGAAGCCGATGATGCGCGCCCCGGGCACGAGGCTGCTCGGCAGATCGCGGCCCGACGCGGTCAGGACATGCACACTCGCGCCGCCGCGGATGGCGCTGTCATAATGGGCGGCCTGACGCGGCACCGAGAGTCGGGCGAGATAGTCATCGGGGAGGATCCCGGGATAGGCGCTGCGCCAAGCCGCGACATGCACCGCCCCGATCGCCGCCGCATCGGCCGGGCGGGCGCGGCGGATGGCGATCATGGCGCGCGCTCCAGCACGGCGGCGAAGAACCCGTCCGTGCCATGGCGGTGCGGGGTCAGGCTGAGATAGAGGCCGGCGCCGAGCGCCGCCGCGGCGGCACTGCCGAAAGGCCAGATAGCGGCGAGCTCGCGGGGCGCGAAATCGCCGTGATGGGTCAGAAATGCGGACACTTGCGCCTCATTCTCCTCGGCCAGCAATGAGCAGGTAGCGTAGACGAGACGCCCCCCCTTGCGCACCAATTTTGCGGCCTGGGCGAGAATTTCCTGCTGGCGTGTGAGCAGCTCCGAGAGGTCGCTGGGGGTGAGGGTACGCCGCGCGTCGGGGTTGCGCCGCCAGGTGCCGGTGCCGGTGCAGGGCGCATCGACGAAAACGCGGTCGAACCCGCCGAGATGGCGCTTGATCCATTTGTCGCCGGGAACCAGATGATGCCGCTCGACATTATGAACCCCGGCGCGCCGCAGCCGCTTGAGCGCGCCCTCGAGCCGTGGCGCCGAGACGTCGCAGGCGACGAGATGGCCGCGATTGTCCATCATCATCGCCATCGCGAGGGTTTTGCCGCCGGCGCCGGCGCAGAAATCGACCACCCGCATCCCCGGCCGGGCATCGGCCAGCGCCGCCGCGAGCTGGCTGCCCTCGTCCTGGATTTCAACCCAGCCGTCACGAAACGGGGCGGTCGCGGTGATCGGCGGCCGGCCGGCAACGCGCAGCCCCCAGGGCGAATGGGGGGTCGGTTCCGCGATGATGCCGGCTTGCGCGAGGGCCGCCCGTGCGGCCTCTCGCGTCGTTTTGAGCAGATTGACACGGAGATCGAGGGGTGCGGGGCGGGCGAGGGCGGCCAATTCATCGGCGAGATCGGCGCCGAAGCGGGCGGCGAGGAGGGGGTGGAGAAAATCCGGCACTTCGTTGTGCACGGCATCGGGCATGCGGGGATGGGCGAGCGTGTGGCCGGAAAGCCGCGTCAAAATCGCCCGCTCGCGCTCATCGAGCACCATCGGCGCATAACGACCGCCGGAAAACAGCGCGTCCACGGCATCCAACGGAGTGCCGGTGAGCAGCATCAGCGCGCCGAGACGGAGCCGCGGGCTCGCGCCACCCTCCGCGCCGAGCCACCAATCGAGCCGGCGCCAGGCGCGGAGCACCGCCCAGACCTGTTCGGAGACCGCGCGTCGGTCGCTCGCGCCGATGAAGCGGCGGGCACGAAAGAAGTCGCTCGCGATCGCGTCGGCGGGCTTGCGCGGCGTCTCGGTGATGGCGGTGAGCAGCTCGATCGCGCTCGCCAGGCGGGCCGCGGGGGTCACGCGCGGGGGATGCCGGTTGCGGCCATCACTCAGCTCTCTCCATTTCGATTTTCTCCTGATCCTCGCCGCCGGTGGCAAGGCCGTTGAGGCGCGGATCGGCTTGCCAGGCGCAGAATTTCTCCGCCCCCGGCAAACCCGCCGAGCAACCGACGACATTGGCCCGCCCTGGGTCAGGCACCGGGGTGGGCATGAAGCGCAGCGTCTCACCCTTTTTCAATTTTGGCTTCTCGGTCATGCTCAATGTTTCGGCGAGGGCGACGGCGGTCGCCAATGGCGCGCCCTCCTGCCCCGAGCTGGCGACGGCGGCGCGGAAGCCGAAGCGCGCCGGGTTGAAGGCGATCGCGGCGGAGAGCAGCGGCGGCGGCCAGGTTTTGGGCGAGGCGGCAAGGACGAGCCCGGTGCCGCGCGCGATCCGCCCGATGCCGAAGAGATTGCCCATGGTGACGTCACAGGCAACGGCGCCGCCCTTGCGGTCGAGCGCGACGAAGCCCGTCGAGGCCGGAAGCGCGGGCAGGCTGGCGGTGCCGTCGGCTTGGGTTGCGAGCAGGGTTTTCGCATCACCTCCCGATTGTCGGTAGCGCGCCGCAACCGCGCGCGCGATGGCACGGGCGCCGCTCACGTCCTCGCTATTATGGGTGAGGGCCTGGAACGCGGCGGCCGCGGCGATCCCGCCATCGGCCGGGAGCGGCAGGAAGGCGATGTCCGCATGGCTGCCTGGCCAACCCGGAATGATGATTGGCTCGGCGATGCTGGCCCGGGCTTTCGCGAGATCGCCGGCGGTGATCGGGCTGCCGGCATTGGCCGAGGCGCGCTCGAGCCGTGCGGCCAAGGCGCCGCCATAGAGATCGTTGACGCCATTGATGCGGATTTCGGCGAAGGTGGTGCCGAGATCGGGCTGCATCAGCGTCGTCCCCTCGGTCAGCGGGCCGCCGGTGATGGAAGCGAAGGGGCTGGCGCCGGGATCGAGGGTCAACGCCTGGCCGACGACCTTGAGGTCGCGGGCGAGCGCGGTCGAGACCGGGACGCCGAACCGCGCGAGGCCCTCCGCCGGCTGGATCAGATTGGCGATGGTGCGGGTGCCGTGGCGCGCTTGCAGCGTGAGCAAGCCGCGGAGCAGCATCGGCACCGCCGCCGGGCGATCGGTCGCCGTGCTCTCCGCCGGCTGGGGGAGGAACATGATCGCTTCCGGCGTCTTGGCCGGCGGGAAATAGGCGAGACAGGCGCCGCCCGCGCCGAGCCCAGCCCGCGACGGCAGCGTGACGGCCAGCGTCAACGCGATCGTGGTCGCGGCATCGGCGGCGTTGCCGCCTTCCGAAAGCACCTCCCGCGCTTCCAGGGCGGCGCGCGGCTCATCGGCGATCACCGCGCCGAGAAAGCCAATGACATAGCCCGGCGTGCCAAGGGGCGGCCCGCCGAAAAAGAACCGCTGGGTCTGCTTGCAGGCGGCGAGCGGTAACGCCAGCGCCAGCAAGACGGCCGGCAGCGCCCGCGTTATCATGGATCGCATGAGGTCATCGTCTCGTCATGTTTCTCGCCGGCACACGCTGATCGGGCGGCGGTCTCTGCTTACTTGTGGCATTGCTCTGGCGTTGCCCGCAATCTCCTATGCGCAAGAGGCTGCCGAAAGCGCGATGAGCGGCGCCGAGGGGGCGGCCATCCTCGGCCTGCTGCGGCAATCGCCGCCCGCCGACCCGGCGGCATTGCAAGCGGCGCTCTCGCGCATCGAGCGCGAGACTTTGGCACGCGCGCACGCTGCGCGGCGCCAAGCCGTTCTCGCGGCGCTGCCGCGTCTTGCCAATGATGCGCGTGACGCGG
This portion of the Acidibrevibacterium fodinaquatile genome encodes:
- a CDS encoding aspartate aminotransferase family protein produces the protein MTSPRANSNAARDIASVLHPYTDLLAHAETGPLVITRGEGVRVWDENGKAYIEAMAGLWCASLGFNNERLVEAAAAQMRKLPFYHAFAAKSHEPLITLAEMLLARAPVAMSKVFFANSGSEANDTAIKMIWYFNNALGRPQKKKIIGRVKGYHGITLASASLTGLPANHRSFDVPLPGFLHTITPHFYHGAQPGESERDFAARCAAELEALILAEGPETIAGMFAEPVMGAGGVIVPPEGYFPAIQAVLRKYDILLVADEVICGFGRTGNYWGSQTLGVTPDILTCAKALSASFLPISAVMVNARVFAALAEESHKIGTFGHGFTYSGHPVPAAVAIETLKIYDEIGIIDHVRAVVPAFQRALHGFADHPLVGETRGLGLLGGIELVADKGARQNYDPALKIGPRAAKLLEKHGVIGRAVPGDTLAFTPPLIISESEIAEMFAAVRGALDELLAELTREGLAPRL
- the gmk gene encoding guanylate kinase, producing the protein MSPRFPRRGLCLVLAAPSGAGKTSISRALLAAEPGLHLSISATTRAPRAGEQEGIHYFFRDRPAFDAMIEAGALLEWADVFGQRYGTPRAPVAAALARGEDVLFDIDWQGHRQLRAALPGDVVGVFIMPPTLADLEARLRARGDAPAEITRRMAAAEDEIAHANEFDYCIVNETLAEAIATTGAILRAARAATARQTWLAKGVPG
- a CDS encoding YicC/YloC family endoribonuclease translates to MNSTLASMTGFAQSEGERDGFGFLWELRSVNGRGLDLRFRLPPGFDALEPGLREAAVKVLRRGTVTASLTIRRARGARLEPDPDALEHVLALALALAHRIPGGSPPRAEALLALPGVLRGASEREPPDEAETQMVTAGFATALAGLTAMRGAEGARLASLLGAILAEIAALHAEAAALADTQPDALRTRLAEQLDALLRGRDIPLPAERLAQEVALLATRADIREELDRLASHLVAARALLEETGAVGRRFDFLVQEFQREANTLCSKAATTALSACGLRLKAAIEQLREQVQNVE
- a CDS encoding MBL fold metallo-hydrolase — its product is MSLPLPTAQIAGVHHFRLGDFVVSAINDGIFEVTLDVMANIDRAEAEALQAAAFRRMPPRITINAFLVNDGQSLTLIDSGCGTIGGPAAGAFGRRLAALGVAPSAIKRVLVTHMHIDHVSGLVDGEGRPVFPEAEIVVHEQEAKFWLGAVPAGAPDGLRDAFGVAQRGIGPYRERLRTVSGGEVAPGITLIPAPGHTPGHSGYALQSGREHLLIWGDIVHMPGVQFAEPEAGMVFDIDPAAARASRKRIFDMAASERTRVAGMHLDFPTFGHVTRAARGYAFVPEVWYPDV
- a CDS encoding GNAT family N-acetyltransferase, which translates into the protein MIAIRRARPADAAAIGAVHVAAWRSAYPGILPDDYLARLSVPRQAAHYDSAIRGGASVHVLTASGRDLPSSLVPGARIIGFVTANRGRDLADGEIETLYVLDDWRERGLGRLLLATAAQQLAAIGCRSVFLWVLRDNPSRFFYQHLGGRAVAESHTRVAGQTLAQIAFAWDPIERLVESASRAT
- a CDS encoding RsmB/NOP family class I SAM-dependent RNA methyltransferase — protein: MTPAARLASAIELLTAITETPRKPADAIASDFFRARRFIGASDRRAVSEQVWAVLRAWRRLDWWLGAEGGASPRLRLGALMLLTGTPLDAVDALFSGGRYAPMVLDERERAILTRLSGHTLAHPRMPDAVHNEVPDFLHPLLAARFGADLADELAALARPAPLDLRVNLLKTTREAARAALAQAGIIAEPTPHSPWGLRVAGRPPITATAPFRDGWVEIQDEGSQLAAALADARPGMRVVDFCAGAGGKTLAMAMMMDNRGHLVACDVSAPRLEGALKRLRRAGVHNVERHHLVPGDKWIKRHLGGFDRVFVDAPCTGTGTWRRNPDARRTLTPSDLSELLTRQQEILAQAAKLVRKGGRLVYATCSLLAEENEAQVSAFLTHHGDFAPRELAAIWPFGSAAAAALGAGLYLSLTPHRHGTDGFFAAVLERAP
- a CDS encoding gamma-glutamyltransferase; this translates as MRSMITRALPAVLLALALPLAACKQTQRFFFGGPPLGTPGYVIGFLGAVIADEPRAALEAREVLSEGGNAADAATTIALTLAVTLPSRAGLGAGGACLAYFPPAKTPEAIMFLPQPAESTATDRPAAVPMLLRGLLTLQARHGTRTIANLIQPAEGLARFGVPVSTALARDLKVVGQALTLDPGASPFASITGGPLTEGTTLMQPDLGTTFAEIRINGVNDLYGGALAARLERASANAGSPITAGDLAKARASIAEPIIIPGWPGSHADIAFLPLPADGGIAAAAAFQALTHNSEDVSGARAIARAVAARYRQSGGDAKTLLATQADGTASLPALPASTGFVALDRKGGAVACDVTMGNLFGIGRIARGTGLVLAASPKTWPPPLLSAAIAFNPARFGFRAAVASSGQEGAPLATAVALAETLSMTEKPKLKKGETLRFMPTPVPDPGRANVVGCSAGLPGAEKFCAWQADPRLNGLATGGEDQEKIEMERAE